A single region of the Betta splendens chromosome 12, fBetSpl5.4, whole genome shotgun sequence genome encodes:
- the npy8ar gene encoding neuropeptide Y receptor Y8a, giving the protein MYNDSSLPGAWEASDWAVASQCPPSVGGATFLIVAYSAVIAIGLLGNAGLVFIIARQQELRNVTNILIANLSCSDILMCVVCLPVTVIYTLMDRWVLGEALCKVTPFVQCMSVTVSVFSLVLIALERHQLILHPTGWSPAAGHSYLAVGLTWLVACFISLPFLSFNILTNDPFQNISLPANPFRDHLICMELWPSDKHRLAYTTSLLLFQYCLPLLLVLLCYLRIFLRLRRRRDMLERSRRTRGAQRINVMLLAIVVAFALCWLPLNVFNTVFDWHHQALPDCQHDAVFSACHLTAMASTCINPVVYGFLNSNFQRELRATLLRCQCRSQAPESYEAFPLSTVGSEGVTKATSMNMNSPRPEISSAIPAKTIPIHI; this is encoded by the exons atgTACAACGACAGCAGCCTGCCCGGTGCGTGGGAGGCCTCCGATTGGGCGGTCGCGTCGCAGTGCCCGCCCTCTGTGGGCGGGGCCACCTTCCTGATCGTGGCCTACAGCGCCGTCATAGCCATCGGGTTGCTGGGAAACGCAGGCCTGGTGTTCATCATCGCCCGGCAACAGGAGCTACGCAACGTCACCAACATCCTGATCGCCAACCTGTCGTGCTCCGACATCCTGATGTGCGTGGTGTGTCTGCCTGTTACCGTCATATACACCCTGATGGACCGATGGGTGCTGGGAGAGGCGCTGTGTAAG GTGACGCCTTTCGTCCAGTGCATGTCGGTGACGGTTTCCGTCTTTTCCCTGGTGCTGATCGCTCTGGAGCGCCACCAGCTCATCCTCCATCCCACCGGCTGGTCGCCCGCCGCCGGCCACTCCTACCTGGCCGTGGGCCTGACGTGGCTGGTGGCCTGCTTCATCTCGCTGCCCTTCCTCTCCTTCAACATCCTCACCAACGACCCGTTCCAGAACATCAGCCTTCCGGCCAACCCTTTCAG GGACCATCTGATCTGCATGGAGCTGTGGCCGTCAGACAAGCATCGTCTGGCCTACACCACGTCGCTGCTGCTCTTCCAGTACTGTTTGCCccttctgctggtgctgctctgttACCTCAGGATCTTCCTGCGCCTGAGACGACGCAG GGACATGCTGGAGCGCAGCAGGAGGACTCGAGGAGCCCAGAGGATCAACGTCATGCTGCTGGCCATCGTCGTGGCCTTCGCTCTGTGCTGGCTGCCACTCAACGTCTTCAACACAGTGTTTGACTGGCACCATCAGGCTCTGCCCGACTGCCAGCACGACGCCGTCTTCTCCGCCTGCCACCTCACGGCGATGGCGTCCACCTGCATTAACCCCGTGGTGTACGGTTTCCTCAACAGCAACTTCCAGCGGGAGCTGAGGGCGACGCTGCTGCGCTGCCAGTGCCGCAGCCAGGCGCCGGAGAGCTACGAGGCCTTTCCCCTGTCCACCGTGGGCAGCGAGGGCGTGACCAAAGCCACGTCCATGAACATGAACTCCCCCAGGCCTGAGATCAGCTCAGCCATCCCGGCTAAAACAATACCGATTCACATCTGA